In Marinomonas posidonica IVIA-Po-181, a single window of DNA contains:
- a CDS encoding TolC family outer membrane protein — MKKHIISSLITAAVMSSTAVQAESIYDVYKLAKQNDPGLRAAAATYQAQKEGVTVTKGNLYPEISFSGSLGYTNIDSPSIEYDNNSNSLALELNYPIYSPALGYAVDAVEISSASAGVSYENSEEDLALTTLTEYFNLLIAQSTLQTTEALVKSTASQLDRAKKQYEVGLASVTDLQDAQAEYDSVRVTELSARSSVSYAQKALYQRTGRVIESIPTLSADYPIRLDPNMTVDTLIAKAQKDNKELKILSLAVESAENNISIQKSNGRTPTVSITGSLSRTDNDYSVTSSSLTSGATNTTALSLGVSIPLYSGGAINASVRQASAEAESAIEQKASSLQSIELNIRSLYLDLQTAVAQIEAQQQLIRSRNSALEATKAGYDVGTRNLVELLDAQSNLYDAQNTYEQYRYNFVLKQLSLLEATGDLTEDKIKQLDKWLVAQN; from the coding sequence ATGAAAAAGCATATTATCTCATCTTTGATAACGGCCGCTGTCATGAGCAGTACAGCCGTTCAAGCCGAAAGTATTTACGACGTCTATAAACTGGCGAAACAAAACGATCCAGGCTTGCGTGCTGCTGCGGCAACCTACCAAGCACAAAAAGAAGGGGTCACAGTCACTAAGGGGAATCTTTACCCAGAAATTAGCTTCAGTGGCAGCCTAGGCTATACCAATATAGACAGTCCTTCGATTGAATACGACAATAACTCAAACTCATTGGCATTAGAGCTGAATTACCCTATCTACTCTCCAGCCCTTGGCTATGCCGTAGATGCGGTCGAAATTAGTTCTGCCAGCGCCGGCGTTAGCTACGAAAATTCTGAAGAAGACTTGGCCCTGACCACCCTAACAGAATACTTCAACCTGCTGATCGCTCAGTCTACCTTACAAACCACAGAAGCCTTGGTAAAAAGCACAGCAAGTCAGCTTGACCGTGCTAAAAAGCAATATGAAGTGGGTCTAGCTTCCGTGACCGATCTTCAAGATGCACAAGCGGAATACGATTCGGTACGAGTCACCGAATTGAGCGCCCGTTCTAGCGTATCTTATGCTCAAAAAGCCCTTTACCAAAGAACAGGACGTGTGATCGAAAGCATTCCTACTTTGTCTGCGGATTACCCTATTCGTTTAGACCCAAACATGACCGTTGATACCTTGATTGCGAAAGCGCAAAAAGACAACAAAGAACTGAAAATTTTGAGCCTAGCGGTTGAAAGTGCGGAAAATAACATCAGCATTCAAAAATCCAATGGCCGCACACCTACGGTTTCTATTACTGGTTCGCTTTCTCGCACCGACAATGATTACAGTGTGACTTCCAGCTCACTGACCAGTGGCGCAACGAATACCACGGCGCTTTCCTTAGGTGTTAGCATCCCGTTGTACAGTGGTGGCGCGATTAACGCTTCTGTTCGCCAGGCCTCCGCTGAAGCGGAATCAGCAATCGAACAAAAAGCCAGCTCATTGCAATCCATTGAGTTAAATATTCGTAGCTTGTACCTTGACCTGCAAACTGCAGTGGCTCAAATCGAAGCACAACAGCAATTGATTCGCTCTCGTAACAGTGCTTTAGAAGCCACGAAAGCCGGCTATGATGTAGGTACTCGTAACCTGGTTGAATTGCTAGATGCTCAATCAAATCTATACGATGCTCAAAATACCTATGAGCAATACCGTTATAACTTCGTTCTAAAACAACTTAGCTTGTTAGAAGCAACTGGTGACTTAACGGAAGATAAGATCAAACAACTTGATAAATGGTTGGTTGCTCAAAACTAA
- a CDS encoding 5'-3' exonuclease H3TH domain-containing protein, whose amino-acid sequence MDKTLLIIDGLNLIRRLYAALEAEQDAVRRVERTQSIAIDALSKLAQQFDPDYAVVVFDSNGKTWRHQVYPEYKLGRVPMDDALLESLEEFARVFRYNHFPCLRMSGWEADDLIATLAVKASQHKVTSYIVSTDKGFTQLLGDEYILQYDYFAKLGYNKAWVPGKYGVQAEQLMDYWALVGDTTNRIPGVKGIGPKTALNIIADAPTIEAIYANLQTFSERIQKLLAGGYEQCLLSRSLVSLKTDVSLGFPLSKLKFQPKKDA is encoded by the coding sequence GTGGATAAAACATTACTGATTATTGACGGTTTGAATTTGATTCGACGACTTTATGCCGCGCTGGAAGCCGAACAGGATGCTGTGCGTCGGGTTGAACGCACTCAGAGTATTGCGATTGATGCTTTGAGTAAGTTAGCACAGCAATTTGATCCTGATTATGCGGTAGTGGTGTTTGATTCAAACGGCAAAACCTGGCGACATCAGGTGTATCCTGAATATAAATTGGGACGTGTTCCCATGGACGATGCCTTATTGGAGTCATTAGAAGAGTTTGCCCGAGTGTTTCGTTATAACCATTTTCCATGTCTGCGTATGTCGGGTTGGGAAGCGGATGACTTGATTGCGACCTTGGCGGTCAAGGCGTCACAACATAAGGTGACGTCTTATATTGTCTCTACCGATAAGGGGTTCACGCAATTATTGGGAGATGAATACATACTTCAGTATGATTATTTTGCCAAACTGGGTTACAACAAGGCTTGGGTACCCGGTAAATATGGCGTACAGGCCGAACAATTGATGGATTATTGGGCCTTAGTCGGCGACACCACCAATCGTATTCCTGGGGTAAAAGGCATTGGCCCGAAAACGGCTTTGAACATCATCGCTGATGCGCCTACGATTGAAGCCATCTATGCCAATCTGCAGACCTTTTCTGAGCGTATTCAAAAGCTCCTCGCTGGAGGTTATGAACAGTGCTTATTGTCTCGTTCATTGGTGTCGTTAAAAACCGATGTGTCTTTGGGCTTTCCTTTATCCAAACTCAAATTTCAACCGAAGAAAGACGCTTAA
- a CDS encoding methyl-accepting chemotaxis protein, producing MFLLGAVCISALYLSFLQPQAQTVILISTCLLVYFAMSANYLTQQRIKELNLHLQTLDTNHTLELSHNDKEFNRLAGQINNLLRHLSRKQHLLKSCSQETQYTANELQNSSNMVAQGAEEEHQALDTLVQESSAMSAAIDDILARIQTTLDMAHQTHSHSENGQVALANLGQQITSMQTTVSDNQAQMQELIQTTEKIRNFVATIEQITSNINLLSLNAAIESARAGEAGRGFAVVANEVRELAASTELAAQDIGLMVNSIASQVHASEQTSLKLIDFANLASQGSGKAHSALSAIYDAAQSTQQEVKQSMQGISEFQHTNNKMSDRLKGISTVSEQHSKASQDAKDMVKYLEWLSSRLDQKETSL from the coding sequence ATGTTTCTGCTCGGCGCGGTCTGTATCTCTGCACTGTATCTTTCCTTTCTGCAACCACAAGCTCAAACTGTCATTTTAATCAGCACCTGTTTATTGGTGTATTTTGCTATGTCAGCCAATTACTTAACTCAGCAACGCATAAAAGAACTCAACCTACACCTACAAACACTGGATACGAATCACACTTTAGAACTGTCTCACAACGATAAAGAATTCAACCGTCTCGCCGGTCAGATTAATAACTTGCTTCGCCACCTCAGCCGTAAACAGCATTTACTCAAAAGTTGCTCACAAGAGACCCAATACACAGCAAACGAATTACAAAACTCCTCTAACATGGTCGCTCAAGGTGCAGAGGAAGAACATCAAGCACTGGACACCTTGGTTCAGGAAAGTTCCGCCATGAGTGCCGCCATTGACGATATTTTGGCACGAATTCAAACAACCCTAGACATGGCACATCAAACACACAGCCATTCCGAAAATGGTCAAGTGGCGCTGGCCAATCTAGGTCAGCAAATCACCAGCATGCAAACCACCGTATCTGATAACCAAGCACAAATGCAGGAACTCATTCAAACCACAGAGAAAATCCGAAATTTCGTTGCCACCATAGAACAAATCACCTCCAACATAAATTTGCTGTCTCTCAATGCCGCCATTGAATCGGCACGAGCAGGAGAAGCAGGTCGCGGCTTTGCCGTGGTCGCAAATGAGGTAAGGGAATTGGCGGCAAGTACCGAATTGGCCGCTCAGGATATTGGTTTAATGGTCAATTCTATCGCTTCTCAGGTACATGCCTCTGAGCAAACCAGCTTAAAGTTAATCGACTTCGCCAACCTTGCCTCACAAGGTTCAGGTAAGGCCCATTCTGCTCTCTCAGCCATCTACGATGCGGCTCAGTCAACCCAACAAGAAGTCAAACAATCTATGCAAGGTATAAGCGAATTCCAACACACCAACAACAAGATGTCAGATCGACTTAAAGGGATTAGCACCGTCAGTGAACAACACAGCAAGGCCAGTCAAGACGCAAAGGATATGGTCAAATACCTAGAATGGCTTTCCTCTCGCTTGGATCAAAAGGAAACCTCCCTATGA
- the gltX gene encoding glutamate--tRNA ligase, giving the protein MSEVRTRIAPSPTGDPHVGTAYIALFNMAFARKMGGKFILRIEDTDQTRSTPESEKMILDALRWLGLDWAEGPDVGGEYGPYRQSERGDIYGQYARELVEKGHAFYAFETPEELDQMRAEQKEQGLPQKYDGRALLLSQAEVQAKLDAGVPYVIRMKVPEEGVCVVQDMLRGTIEIDWAQVDMQVLLKADGMPTYHLANVVDDHLMKITHVIRGEEWINSAPKHILLYQYFGWDMPTLCHMPLLRNPDKSKLSKRKNPTSILYYQRMGYMSEAVINYLGRMGWSMPDEREKFSLDEMIEQFDIQRVSLGGPVFDVEKLSWLNGMWIRENLTAETFAQKYVEWALNPEYLMKILPLVIPRVETFSDVADVAGFFLKGLLPLTKEDFASIKMEEETLRKAMQFALWRLEALNQWEKDNIFNELKSLAQSLEIKPKDLFAPLFVAISGSTASVSVFDAMAILGSDISRARMRTAVNALGGPSKKEAKRWEKEYAAL; this is encoded by the coding sequence ATGTCTGAGGTAAGAACACGCATTGCCCCGTCACCAACGGGTGATCCTCATGTTGGTACGGCGTATATTGCACTATTTAATATGGCGTTTGCACGCAAAATGGGCGGTAAGTTTATTTTGCGCATTGAAGATACTGACCAGACTCGTAGTACGCCTGAATCAGAAAAAATGATTCTCGACGCTTTGCGTTGGTTGGGGTTAGATTGGGCTGAAGGTCCAGATGTCGGTGGTGAATACGGTCCTTATCGTCAGAGCGAACGAGGCGATATTTATGGCCAATACGCCCGTGAGCTAGTCGAAAAAGGTCACGCTTTTTATGCCTTTGAGACTCCAGAAGAGCTGGATCAGATGCGTGCCGAGCAAAAAGAGCAAGGCTTGCCACAAAAGTACGATGGCCGTGCATTGTTGCTTTCTCAGGCTGAAGTGCAAGCAAAACTGGATGCCGGGGTACCTTACGTCATTCGCATGAAGGTGCCAGAAGAAGGCGTGTGTGTGGTACAAGACATGCTACGTGGCACCATTGAAATTGACTGGGCTCAAGTGGACATGCAAGTGTTGCTAAAAGCCGATGGTATGCCTACTTACCACCTAGCGAATGTTGTGGATGATCATCTGATGAAGATCACTCACGTGATTCGTGGTGAAGAGTGGATCAACTCTGCGCCTAAGCACATTTTGTTGTATCAGTATTTTGGTTGGGACATGCCAACGTTATGTCACATGCCTTTGTTGCGTAATCCGGACAAGTCGAAGTTGTCTAAACGTAAAAATCCAACCAGTATTTTGTATTACCAACGCATGGGTTATATGTCGGAAGCGGTCATTAATTATTTGGGCCGTATGGGTTGGTCTATGCCGGATGAGCGTGAAAAATTCTCATTGGATGAGATGATTGAACAGTTTGATATTCAGCGTGTTTCCTTAGGTGGACCAGTATTCGATGTTGAAAAGCTAAGTTGGCTAAATGGCATGTGGATTCGTGAGAATCTTACCGCTGAAACCTTCGCCCAAAAATACGTTGAATGGGCGCTTAACCCAGAATATTTGATGAAAATCTTGCCATTGGTGATCCCTCGCGTGGAAACTTTTTCTGATGTGGCGGATGTGGCTGGTTTTTTCTTGAAAGGGTTACTACCACTGACTAAAGAAGACTTTGCTAGTATCAAGATGGAAGAGGAAACCCTTCGTAAAGCGATGCAGTTTGCTCTATGGCGTCTAGAAGCTCTGAATCAATGGGAAAAAGACAATATCTTTAATGAGTTGAAATCGCTCGCGCAATCGCTAGAGATTAAACCAAAAGATCTCTTTGCTCCTTTGTTTGTTGCCATTTCAGGTTCTACCGCATCCGTTTCTGTGTTTGATGCCATGGCGATTCTAGGATCCGATATTTCACGTGCAAGAATGCGTACGGCAGTGAATGCACTTGGTGGACCGTCTAAGAAGGAAGCTAAGCGTTGGGAGAAAGAATACGCTGCTCTGTAA